Within Bacilli bacterium, the genomic segment AAATCCTCGCGATATCATCATTCGTCCGATTATCACAGAGCGCACCAGCGATTTGATGTCCAACAAGACATACGCGTTTGAAGTGGACAAAAGGGCGAACAAGACGGAAATCAAACATGCGGTCGAACAAATTTTCAAAGTGAAAGTCGTCAACGTCAACACTTTGATTATGGCGAGAAAGCCGAAATCGTACGGCCGCTACAAAGGCTATTCGAAAGAATGGAAAAAAGCGTTTGTGACGTTGAGCAAAGACAGCAAACCGCTGGAATACTTTGAATCGGTATAACATTCATTTTGCAATGTAAGGAGGGGTACGAAGTGCCAATCAAGAAATACAAACCGACATCCCCGTCGCGCAGGCAGATGACGTCGTCCACGTTTGAAGAAATCACGACGGATAGGCCGGAAAAATCGCTGCTGGCTCCGCTCAACAAACGGGCAGGCCGC encodes:
- the rplW gene encoding 50S ribosomal protein L23; amino-acid sequence: NPRDIIIRPIITERTSDLMSNKTYAFEVDKRANKTEIKHAVEQIFKVKVVNVNTLIMARKPKSYGRYKGYSKEWKKAFVTLSKDSKPLEYFESV